A genomic stretch from Aedes albopictus strain Foshan chromosome 2, AalbF5, whole genome shotgun sequence includes:
- the LOC109431680 gene encoding E3 ubiquitin-protein ligase LRSAM1-like — protein MGCRISSSSNENYSSSNAEMSNRTMDQQPTVDYKARLERKQCLAKETPEPIYDLADCNLKDVPSGVFIMCKVLRKELLTLASNKLTSLNGGGALVDLHLLVTLNLANNRFKKLPDEIYRLENLRELFVSNNSLEKLPVTINRLKKLELLDVSVNNLTTLEQVSFMPLLRILNICGNVRLDKLPNQLATCDNLVDIVLDPNTVSEPPADVIAGGTYAIIKYLSTGETIHRPPPSEDEHDAYTRSKSSTINFIESERDELRQAELAREKHEKEKKLMERERMAYEKDYLAESKLHEQQQRKKQELLQQLLQQQNQNDSNVNRLQEEKQSERQRLINDILKDEQHSSELVHNLLSLKNGPDPAFLEREREDQERLVEQLRIQQNDFRKQEILTAMTDLLENEINVIQNFHNQRDQSSRNILEREYETNNLLNNVFLNYDRNRQDIIDQVNCDEEIQKSAVAALIAKNDSRTWGLVEQVRIVESQLAALTTYEIERKKTNQDDQINNLSEQRMNLTYVLMDLLKQQDQRKQQLLDTLKIIERQKEGEQTDFWLMQYQKLLDHQPSEITNDTASVDPILGYQFLENGVVHCLPFLSKIWQNRDKELASVSDQDLIEAGVQNPTDRAAILTSISNYYDYLNRRIEYPEADLSPSTSTPTAPTEEIDHEPETPSSPPEEPSAAGGAVQFSECVVCLEETVQVIFLPCGHMCCCAGCHISIRDCPLCRAYIERKIKVIQP, from the exons ATGGGTTGTCGCATTTCATCCTCAAGcaatgaaaattattcctcatcGAACGCCGAGATGTCGAACAGGACAATGGACCAGCAACCCACGGTCGATTACAAAGCTCGTCTAGAGCGAAAGCAGTGCCTG GCGAAAGAAACACCGGAACCAATCTACGATCTAGCAGACTGCAATCTGAAAGATGTTCCATCCGGAGTGTTTATTATGTGCAAGGTGCTGCGGAAGGAATTACTCACGCTAGCTAGCAACAAGTTGACGTCACTCAACGGAGGAGGAGCACTGGTGGATCTGCATTTGTTGGTGACGTTGAATTTGGCGAACAATCGATTCAAGAAACTGCCGGATGAGATCTACAGGTTGGAAAACCTCAGG GAATTATTTGTATCCAACAACAGTTTAGAGAAATTGCCGGTAACAATCAACCGATTAAAGAAACTGGAACTGCTCGATGTGTCCGTGAACAATCTAACCACCCTGGAACAGGTATCGTTTATGCCTCTACTTAGGATACTGAACATTTGTGGTAATGTTCGTCTGGATAAACTGCCCAATCAGCTGGCAACATGTGATAATCTAGTAGATATAGTGCTTGACCCCAACACCGTTTCCGAACCCCCGGCGGACGTAATCGCCGGAGGCACTTACGCAATCATAAAGTATCTCTCTACCGGCGAAACCATTCATCGACCACCGCCATCGGAAGACGAACATGATGCGTACACCCGCAGCAAAAGTAGCACAATCAATTTCATCGAAAGCGAGCGGGATGAATTGCGTCAGGCGGAATTAGCTCGCGAGAAGCATGAGAAGGAAAAGAAGTTGATGGAGCGTGAACGAATGGCCTACGAGAAGGATTATCTCGCCGAAAGCAAACTTCATGAGCAACAACAGCGGAAGAAACAGGAATTGCTGCAGCAACTGCTTCAGCAGCAGAACCAAAACGACAGCAACGTCAACAGGCTACAAGAGGAGAAGCAATCCGAAAGGCAACGACTAATAAATGATATTCTTAAAG ATGAACAGCACTCCAGCGAGCTCGTGCATAATCTTCTTTCTCTAAAGAATGGCCCGGATCCTGCATTCCTCGAGCGTGAACGGGAAGACCAAGAGCGACTCGTGGAACAGCTTCGCATCCAGCAGAACGATTTCCGCAAACAGGAAATTCTAACGGCTATGACCGATCTTCTGGAGAACGAAATCAATGTCATTCAAAATTTCCACAATCAACGCGATCAATCTTCCCGGAACATTTTGGAACGGGAATACGAGACCAACAACCTGCTGAACAATGTATTTTTGAACTACGACCGCAACCGGCAGGACATTATCGACCAAGTGAACTGCGATGAGGAGATTCAGAAATCGGCTGTGGCCGCGTTGATTGCTAAAAACGATTCCCGCACGTGGGGCCTGGTGGAACAGGTGAGGATCGTTGAATCGCAACTGGCGGCCCTCACGACGTACGAGATCGAACGGAAGAAAACCAATCAGGATGACCAAATC AACAATCTATCAGAGCAAAGAATGAACTTAACCTACGTGCTGATGGATTTGCTCAAACAACAGGACCAAAGAAAGCAACAG CTTCTTGATACGCTCAAAATAATAGAACGGCAGAAGGAAGGCGAACAAACCGACTTCTGGCTGATGCAATACCAAAAACTGCTAGATCACCAACCCTCGGAGATAACCAATGACACGGCTTCGGTGGATCCCATTCTCGGATACCAATTTCTGGAAAACGGAGTCGTTCACTGTCTGCCATTCCTTTCTAAAATATGGCAAAACAGAGACAAGGAACTGGCCAGCGTTAGCGATCAGGATTTGATCGAGGCAGGCGTACAAAATCCCACTGATCGTGCGGCTATCTTGACCTCGATCAGTAACTATTACGACTATCTCAACCGTAGGATAGAATATCCCGAGGCGGATCTAAGCCCATCAACATCAACACCCACAGCACCTACGGAAGAAATAGACCACGAACCGGAAACGCCATCTTCACCACCGGAGGAACCATCGGCCGCTGGTGGGGCTGTGCAATTTTCAGAATGTGTTGTTTGTTTGGAGGAGACG GTCCAAGTTATATTTCTCCCATGTGGCCATATGTGCTGTTGTGCAGGATGTCATATCAGCATACGCGATTGTCCTCTTTGTCGGGCGTACATCGAAAggaaaattaaggtgattcaacCTTAG